One genomic window of Maribacter aquivivus includes the following:
- a CDS encoding ArnT family glycosyltransferase gives MISNLRYWFLILLIFLVYVAGMFVTLFENDSAQFSVMAMRMVQENDFFSLFKGPEEYLDKPHMHYWLAALSYKIFGIHDWSYRIPGILATLLAAYSCYGLGSLLYNKHVGKLAALVFMTAQTIVLGAIDVRTDAVLTGFSILAIWQLAKYIENGSVSAIAIGAFAAGIAFSTKGQIALLVIGLPILCHLFYIGKWKVFLSWKVLLALLVFAVTITPMLYAYYLQFDLHPEKVIRGKDHRSGIFFIFWEQSFERLSGEGIGKNSSDYFFFFHTFLWVFLPWTILGITAFYHKIKVFINQKFKYVQGSEFLTVGGITLIFIIISFAQFKLPHYLNITIPLFAVITAAYIYNLYTANKEKTVKYLMIGQYFVLSIVFIASALICFYVFKLRSVVAYVFLIGAAILIIYYALKREGVYMKLVTISVCASLLLNAVLNLHFYPNLLDYQGGSSMSKVIAEKNIPVDRVYKVGKDYTWSLDFYNQFPVQITTAEDLKDKKDIWVYVNDDEMAMLEEKGFDWDSQLSVDQFRITRLQAKFLNPNTRKKVTRKMHLLHIY, from the coding sequence ATGATATCTAATCTAAGGTACTGGTTTTTAATTCTTTTAATTTTCTTGGTATACGTTGCAGGTATGTTTGTAACGTTGTTTGAAAATGATTCTGCACAGTTTTCTGTTATGGCCATGAGAATGGTACAAGAGAATGATTTTTTTAGTCTCTTTAAAGGTCCTGAAGAATATTTAGATAAGCCGCACATGCATTACTGGCTAGCAGCCTTATCGTATAAAATATTCGGTATTCATGATTGGTCTTATCGTATTCCAGGCATATTAGCCACTTTATTAGCAGCTTATAGTTGTTATGGCTTAGGTAGTCTACTTTATAATAAACATGTTGGTAAACTTGCAGCGTTAGTTTTTATGACTGCACAGACTATTGTTTTGGGTGCTATAGATGTTCGTACAGATGCCGTTTTAACAGGCTTCAGTATTTTAGCAATTTGGCAATTGGCAAAATATATTGAGAATGGTAGTGTGTCGGCAATTGCAATTGGTGCTTTTGCAGCAGGTATTGCATTTTCAACCAAAGGGCAAATCGCTCTATTAGTAATAGGATTGCCCATACTCTGTCATTTGTTTTATATAGGTAAATGGAAAGTGTTTTTAAGCTGGAAAGTGCTATTGGCGTTATTGGTATTTGCAGTGACGATTACACCAATGTTATATGCTTATTATTTGCAGTTTGATTTACATCCTGAAAAAGTGATACGTGGTAAAGACCATCGTAGCGGTATATTTTTTATTTTTTGGGAACAAAGCTTTGAACGTTTAAGCGGTGAAGGTATTGGTAAGAATAGTAGTGATTACTTTTTCTTCTTTCATACATTCTTATGGGTTTTTCTTCCTTGGACAATTTTAGGTATTACGGCATTCTATCATAAGATAAAGGTCTTTATCAATCAAAAGTTTAAGTATGTACAGGGGTCTGAATTTTTAACTGTTGGCGGTATTACTTTAATATTTATTATTATCAGTTTTGCCCAGTTCAAATTACCTCATTATTTGAACATTACTATTCCATTATTTGCAGTTATAACCGCTGCCTATATTTATAATTTATATACGGCAAACAAAGAAAAAACGGTGAAGTATTTAATGATAGGGCAATACTTTGTGCTTAGCATAGTATTCATCGCTTCTGCTTTAATATGTTTTTACGTCTTTAAATTAAGAAGTGTAGTGGCATATGTGTTTTTAATTGGAGCGGCAATACTAATCATCTATTATGCTTTAAAAAGGGAAGGAGTATATATGAAATTGGTTACGATTTCAGTTTGTGCATCACTACTTTTAAATGCTGTTTTAAACTTACATTTTTATCCTAATTTATTAGACTACCAAGGTGGGTCTTCAATGTCTAAAGTCATTGCAGAAAAAAATATTCCGGTAGATCGAGTTTATAAAGTAGGTAAAGACTATACGTGGTCTTTAGATTTTTACAATCAATTTCCTGTTCAAATTACAACTGCAGAGGATTTAAAAGACAAAAAAGATATTTGGGTATATGTCAATGATGATGAGATGGCTATGCTTGAAGAAAAAGGCTTTGATTGGGATTCTCAGCTCTCGGTAGATCAATTTAGAATAACACGTTTACAAGCCAAATTCTTAAACCCGAATACACGTAAGAAAGTAACTCGTAAAATGCACTTGTTACATATTTATTAA
- a CDS encoding lysylphosphatidylglycerol synthase transmembrane domain-containing protein → MAKLNKKVTTGLKVLISAVLIYFIFTKINVSEIKDILMKSNPLYLILAAIFFILSKFIGAIRLNLYFHRLNIMLTNTSNFKLYLLGMFYNLFLPGGIGGDAYKGYILKKTFDVKTKRMVSVLVLDRLGGLLLLFIYACGLLAFHTAEILDGYRWIFLSAIPISVIVFWLLNKRFFNYVLPIFWKTTALSALVQLAQLICIWFILIALNIEMNQISYLIIFLISSIVAVVPLTLGGIGSREVTFFYGAKLLGLDQNISVGVSVLFFLITAIVSFIGVWYHFKKIKLELAHTSKHSANE, encoded by the coding sequence GTGGCGAAGTTAAATAAGAAAGTAACCACCGGATTAAAAGTACTGATCAGTGCCGTTTTAATTTATTTCATTTTTACTAAAATAAATGTAAGTGAGATAAAAGACATACTGATGAAGAGTAATCCGCTTTACTTAATCTTAGCAGCCATATTCTTTATACTTTCTAAATTCATTGGGGCAATACGTTTAAACCTATATTTTCATAGGCTTAACATCATGCTAACAAATACAAGCAATTTTAAGTTGTATCTGTTAGGTATGTTCTACAACTTATTCTTGCCTGGTGGTATTGGCGGCGATGCATACAAAGGCTATATTCTGAAGAAAACCTTTGATGTCAAAACCAAAAGAATGGTGAGTGTGCTAGTCTTAGATCGTCTGGGCGGTCTATTATTACTATTTATATATGCCTGTGGACTATTGGCTTTCCATACTGCTGAAATTTTAGATGGATATCGTTGGATCTTCCTTTCAGCTATACCAATATCAGTTATCGTATTTTGGCTATTGAATAAAAGATTTTTCAATTATGTATTACCTATATTCTGGAAAACAACTGCATTATCTGCTTTGGTACAATTGGCACAATTAATTTGTATTTGGTTTATTCTAATTGCCCTGAATATTGAAATGAATCAAATTTCATATCTCATCATTTTCTTGATTTCATCTATTGTAGCGGTAGTACCGTTAACTTTAGGAGGCATAGGAAGCCGCGAAGTAACCTTCTTCTACGGCGCAAAACTATTGGGACTAGACCAAAATATATCTGTTGGCGTAAGTGTGCTATTCTTCTTAATAACAGCTATAGTTTCGTTTATAGGTGTATGGTATCACTTTAAGAAAATTAAATTAGAATTGGCACATACTTCAAAGCATTCAGCCAACGAGTAG
- a CDS encoding glycosyltransferase family 2 protein yields MQPVTTSLLSVVVPLYNEQDNAALLTQKIHESLVGYDYQIIYIDDFSTDNTKKVVKGLKDDKVHLIELKKNYGQSLALAAGLDYAEGEYIITMDGDLQNDPSDIPQMLTYAVSGEYDVVTGIRQKRKDSLVKKIPSKIANFLVRRVTKLDIKDNGCALKVFTKDIAKDLNLYGEMHRFITLLAFLEGGQIKQVPVKHHARHAGVSKYGLERVFKVVADMMLLLFIRKYFQRPIHLFGISGSLMILVGIFINIYLLIVKFGFGEDIGTRPLLTVGMMFIFAGIQLFTIGIVMELLIRTYYESQNKRPYRIKKVSVGGEVK; encoded by the coding sequence ATGCAACCTGTTACCACTTCCCTACTTTCGGTAGTTGTTCCTTTATATAACGAACAAGACAATGCGGCTCTTCTTACACAGAAAATCCACGAAAGCTTGGTTGGCTACGATTATCAAATTATTTACATAGACGATTTCTCTACGGACAATACCAAAAAAGTAGTCAAAGGTCTTAAAGATGATAAGGTTCATTTAATTGAGTTGAAGAAAAATTACGGTCAGAGTTTAGCCTTGGCGGCAGGTCTTGACTATGCCGAAGGAGAGTATATTATTACCATGGACGGCGATTTACAAAATGACCCGTCTGATATTCCACAAATGCTGACCTATGCCGTTAGTGGAGAATATGATGTAGTTACTGGTATTCGTCAAAAACGAAAAGATTCTCTTGTTAAAAAAATACCCTCTAAAATTGCTAATTTTCTGGTACGCCGAGTCACAAAATTAGATATTAAAGATAATGGTTGTGCCTTAAAAGTTTTTACAAAAGATATAGCCAAAGACTTAAATCTATATGGTGAAATGCACAGGTTTATTACCCTTCTCGCATTTCTTGAAGGCGGACAAATAAAGCAAGTTCCTGTAAAACACCATGCTCGTCATGCTGGGGTTTCTAAATACGGATTAGAGCGTGTATTTAAAGTAGTTGCAGATATGATGCTTTTACTTTTTATCCGTAAATACTTTCAACGACCAATTCACCTGTTCGGTATCTCGGGCTCATTAATGATTCTTGTAGGTATTTTTATCAATATTTACCTATTGATCGTTAAGTTCGGTTTTGGTGAAGATATTGGTACAAGGCCTTTACTTACTGTGGGTATGATGTTCATTTTTGCCGGTATTCAATTATTTACAATAGGTATTGTAATGGAATTATTAATACGTACTTATTATGAATCTCAGAACAAAAGACCATATCGCATTAAAAAAGTTAGTGTAGGTGGCGAAGTTAAATAA
- the meaB gene encoding methylmalonyl Co-A mutase-associated GTPase MeaB, with protein MNLAHLTTSEFLEGIYANNVAIVSKAITMVESTKPEHRIIANEIIAGCISKKHDSIRIGITGVPGAGKSTFIEQFGGILTSLGKKVAVLTVDPSSSRTKGSILGDKTRMEELVKNPNAYIRPSASGSSLGGVTRKTRESILILEAAGFNCILIETIGVGQSETAVHDMVDFFLLLKLAGAGDELQGIKRGIIEMADAIVITKADGDNIKRTDFARMEFTRALHMFPPKENGWTPEVLTCSAIENRGLDEIWQLIDTYCTSMKASGYFNANRQQQNENWLIQYLEQELLTEFYHHPKTKEMLPQLKKEVISGNISPFLAAEKLLKALKQH; from the coding sequence ATGAATTTAGCCCATCTTACCACATCAGAATTTCTTGAAGGTATCTATGCCAATAATGTTGCCATAGTAAGCAAGGCTATAACCATGGTAGAAAGTACTAAGCCAGAGCACCGCATAATCGCTAATGAAATTATTGCCGGTTGTATTTCAAAAAAGCATGATTCTATAAGAATTGGTATTACTGGAGTACCAGGTGCCGGAAAAAGCACTTTTATAGAACAATTTGGTGGCATACTAACCAGTTTAGGCAAAAAGGTAGCCGTACTTACCGTAGACCCTTCTAGTAGTAGAACAAAAGGTAGCATACTTGGCGACAAAACTCGTATGGAAGAGTTGGTTAAAAACCCCAATGCATATATAAGACCTTCAGCTTCGGGTTCTTCATTAGGTGGTGTAACCCGTAAAACAAGAGAAAGCATTCTTATTTTAGAAGCGGCAGGTTTTAATTGTATTCTAATAGAAACTATTGGTGTTGGGCAAAGCGAAACTGCTGTTCATGATATGGTAGATTTCTTTTTACTATTAAAATTGGCTGGTGCTGGTGATGAGTTACAGGGTATAAAAAGAGGCATTATTGAAATGGCAGATGCTATTGTAATTACCAAAGCAGACGGAGATAATATAAAACGAACAGATTTTGCAAGGATGGAATTCACCCGCGCATTACATATGTTTCCGCCTAAGGAAAATGGCTGGACTCCTGAAGTGCTAACCTGTTCTGCAATTGAAAATAGAGGTCTAGATGAAATTTGGCAGTTAATAGATACCTATTGCACAAGCATGAAGGCATCCGGATATTTTAACGCCAACAGACAACAGCAAAATGAAAATTGGTTAATTCAATATCTAGAACAAGAACTATTAACTGAATTCTACCATCATCCGAAGACTAAAGAAATGCTACCGCAATTAAAAAAAGAAGTTATTAGCGGTAATATCTCTCCTTTTTTAGCTGCAGAAAAGCTCTTAAAGGCTTTAAAACAGCACTAA
- a CDS encoding DUF2911 domain-containing protein, protein MKLLKKIIIGIIVLVALGYLVVIPYIHSEAKKFSPAKTTLLDLEGSKLEVDYSSPSKKGRDVFGTLVPYGKIWRTGANEPTTFTTTQPIHIIDKTLPAGKYSLWTIPNKDSWKVIFNSKIPDWGVTSVDGNQTTHEDKFDYITVEVPVKTLVEPVEDLSINFEHIEENQTSQDFLSLEWDATKIMVPIYK, encoded by the coding sequence ATGAAGCTATTAAAAAAAATAATTATAGGTATAATAGTATTGGTAGCCCTTGGCTATTTGGTAGTTATACCTTACATACACAGCGAAGCCAAGAAATTCAGTCCCGCTAAAACAACGCTCTTAGATTTAGAAGGTAGTAAGCTAGAGGTAGATTACTCTAGTCCGTCAAAAAAAGGACGGGATGTTTTTGGAACATTAGTGCCGTATGGCAAAATTTGGCGAACAGGAGCAAATGAGCCCACAACTTTTACAACCACCCAACCTATTCATATTATAGATAAAACATTACCAGCTGGCAAGTATTCTTTATGGACCATACCTAATAAAGATAGTTGGAAAGTGATTTTTAATTCAAAAATACCCGATTGGGGCGTTACCAGTGTTGATGGCAACCAAACCACCCATGAAGACAAGTTTGACTATATAACGGTAGAAGTGCCAGTAAAAACATTAGTGGAACCCGTAGAAGATTTATCTATAAATTTTGAACATATTGAAGAGAATCAAACATCTCAAGATTTTTTAAGTCTAGAGTGGGACGCTACCAAAATTATGGTTCCTATTTACAAATAG
- a CDS encoding aldose epimerase family protein, with amino-acid sequence MKQVTISNAYLTLMVLDYGATIQKLLVKGADGEYNNVVVGYNHPSRYRLDDNVLGASVGRYAGRISNGGFVIDRARYDVFQEDGVHLHGGKEGFHQKYWIIDEVDQSDKPFVKLSYISKHLEEGYPGNLSVSVTYKLMDNALQIIYEGITDRSTVINLTNHSYFKLDNNPYIDDYELQLNCPYKLETKENLLPTGNIIPVRKTEYDFLLPRKIGVQRLDTIFVKDIGNEKVAEIQSKTSGINMKVYTNQPALVVYTPPDFPGICFEAQNYPDAPNQPDFPKSLLRPGDIYNNISIFKFDIVTPS; translated from the coding sequence TTGAAACAAGTTACAATTTCCAATGCCTATTTAACACTCATGGTGCTTGATTATGGCGCTACCATTCAAAAATTACTTGTAAAAGGTGCAGATGGCGAGTACAACAATGTAGTAGTTGGTTACAACCACCCAAGTAGATATCGTTTAGATGATAATGTTTTAGGAGCCAGTGTTGGTCGATATGCAGGAAGAATTTCTAATGGCGGATTTGTAATCGATAGAGCTCGGTACGATGTGTTTCAAGAAGATGGCGTTCACCTACATGGCGGCAAAGAAGGTTTTCATCAAAAATATTGGATTATAGATGAGGTAGACCAAAGTGATAAACCTTTCGTAAAACTGAGCTATATAAGTAAACATTTAGAGGAAGGCTACCCAGGAAATTTATCTGTTAGCGTTACCTATAAATTAATGGATAACGCATTACAAATTATTTATGAAGGAATAACGGATAGAAGTACGGTTATTAACCTTACCAATCATTCTTATTTTAAACTAGATAACAATCCGTACATTGATGATTACGAATTACAATTGAATTGCCCTTACAAATTAGAAACCAAAGAAAATTTATTACCTACAGGCAATATCATACCAGTTCGTAAAACAGAATATGATTTTCTTTTACCAAGAAAGATAGGCGTACAAAGGCTAGATACTATTTTTGTTAAGGATATTGGTAATGAGAAAGTTGCAGAAATACAATCAAAGACCTCTGGCATTAACATGAAAGTATATACCAACCAACCAGCTTTAGTAGTATATACTCCTCCAGATTTTCCAGGAATTTGTTTTGAAGCACAGAACTACCCAGATGCACCAAATCAACCAGATTTTCCTAAAAGCCTCTTAAGGCCTGGCGATATCTACAATAACATATCTATCTTTAAATTTGATATTGTCACTCCTAGCTAA
- a CDS encoding RNA polymerase sigma factor, translating into MFQSSIVEKCKANDRAAQMQLYSKYCDGMYIVAMRFVKNGDDAEDVLQESFIKAFQKIHQFSGDVTFGAWLKRIVVNKSIDFLKSKKEKEVSLDEGYMQVVAEDDNWNVPAAISIEQVKCAIDELQDKYKYVVLMFLVEGYDHQEIAEVLDISESACRTRLSRGKGHLKELLKGEKYGAGS; encoded by the coding sequence ATGTTTCAAAGCAGTATTGTAGAGAAATGTAAGGCAAACGACCGTGCGGCACAAATGCAGCTGTATAGTAAGTATTGTGACGGAATGTACATTGTAGCAATGCGTTTTGTGAAAAATGGAGATGATGCAGAAGATGTTTTACAAGAGTCGTTTATTAAGGCTTTTCAAAAAATACATCAGTTTAGTGGCGATGTAACTTTTGGTGCATGGTTAAAACGCATTGTGGTGAATAAGAGTATCGATTTTCTGAAATCAAAAAAGGAAAAAGAGGTTTCGCTAGATGAAGGTTATATGCAGGTTGTTGCAGAAGATGATAATTGGAATGTACCAGCAGCGATTAGTATTGAACAGGTTAAATGTGCAATTGATGAATTACAAGATAAATATAAATACGTAGTGCTTATGTTCTTGGTTGAAGGATATGATCATCAAGAAATAGCAGAGGTATTAGATATTTCAGAATCTGCCTGTAGAACAAGATTATCGCGTGGTAAAGGTCATTTAAAAGAACTATTAAAAGGAGAAAAATATGGAGCAGGATCTTAG
- a CDS encoding sugar-binding protein — MKWTIYLLLLLGVFSCAEVKNKKNSQASPVSYIKDAPTLDGRAIENYWNLLDWKPIDQNWIGGPFDHDDYNGRYKIAWNEDGLYLLLEIVDNTILDKTEDPLKLWWNDDCVIVYVDEDNSGGQHRFNHNAFTYHVALDGNVVDLGVDKKPTLYNDHITSKHQTEGNTTYWEMFVKVYPGIYNDDPNIKPVVLTENKKIGFALAYADNDNSEERENLIGSVFVAGENKNKGWIDANVFGTLQLVK; from the coding sequence ATGAAATGGACTATTTACCTTTTACTTCTTTTAGGCGTATTTTCATGTGCAGAAGTTAAGAACAAGAAAAATTCTCAAGCATCCCCAGTTTCTTATATTAAAGATGCCCCTACCCTAGATGGCAGAGCTATAGAAAACTATTGGAATTTATTAGATTGGAAACCTATTGATCAAAATTGGATCGGTGGTCCTTTCGATCATGATGATTATAATGGTAGATATAAAATTGCTTGGAACGAAGACGGACTCTACCTTCTACTAGAGATTGTTGATAATACTATTTTAGATAAAACTGAAGACCCCTTAAAACTTTGGTGGAACGATGATTGTGTAATCGTTTATGTAGATGAAGATAATTCTGGAGGGCAACACCGATTTAACCATAATGCTTTTACCTATCATGTAGCCTTAGATGGTAATGTTGTTGACTTAGGTGTTGATAAAAAGCCGACATTATACAATGATCATATTACATCTAAACATCAAACAGAAGGCAATACAACATATTGGGAAATGTTTGTAAAAGTGTACCCTGGTATATATAATGATGACCCCAATATAAAGCCTGTTGTACTTACCGAAAATAAGAAAATTGGTTTTGCTCTAGCTTATGCAGATAATGATAATAGCGAAGAGCGCGAGAACTTAATAGGCTCTGTATTTGTAGCAGGTGAGAATAAAAATAAAGGATGGATAGATGCCAATGTGTTTGGCACATTACAATTGGTAAAATAA
- the msrA gene encoding peptide-methionine (S)-S-oxide reductase MsrA, with protein MKLLQITLLACATLIATSCQSKVKKNTISENTEIAETEHEEIEEEVKLSPQQLSKYETAYFASGCFWCVEAIFESVKGVKEVVSGYAGGEQKNPTYEEVGYGKTDHAEAVEVYYDPNEISFTQLVQVFFGSHDPTQLNRQGPDRGRQYRSIAFYKNDEQKNIIESYIQALTDNKVYDNDPITTEVVPYTIFYKAESYHQDYEKNNPNNSYIRNVSIPRLNRFKENFGDYLKKSAH; from the coding sequence ATGAAATTATTACAAATTACTTTATTGGCCTGCGCAACCTTAATTGCCACCAGTTGCCAATCTAAAGTCAAGAAAAATACCATTTCTGAAAACACTGAAATTGCAGAAACCGAACACGAAGAAATAGAGGAAGAGGTAAAATTGAGTCCGCAACAATTAAGTAAATACGAAACCGCTTATTTTGCCAGCGGATGCTTTTGGTGTGTAGAGGCTATTTTTGAAAGTGTTAAAGGTGTAAAAGAAGTTGTCTCTGGCTATGCAGGCGGCGAACAAAAAAACCCTACATACGAAGAAGTAGGTTACGGTAAAACCGACCATGCAGAGGCTGTAGAAGTATATTACGACCCAAATGAAATTTCATTTACCCAATTGGTACAAGTATTCTTTGGTTCTCATGACCCCACTCAATTAAATAGACAAGGTCCGGATCGTGGTAGACAATATCGCTCAATCGCTTTTTATAAGAACGATGAGCAAAAGAATATTATTGAAAGTTATATTCAAGCACTTACAGATAATAAAGTGTATGATAATGATCCAATTACCACAGAAGTCGTACCTTATACTATATTTTACAAGGCAGAGTCATATCATCAAGATTATGAAAAGAACAATCCTAACAACTCATATATAAGAAACGTTTCTATACCAAGATTGAATAGATTTAAAGAGAACTTTGGAGATTATCTGAAGAAGAGTGCCCATTAA
- a CDS encoding peptidoglycan DD-metalloendopeptidase family protein, translating to MNTLLQALETYTIKTICILDATISPDVYVPLDLSKSNEDLIDIDITDHAVCQDYIDDVLKSKQGIIAYGGYLEQRNLYNDKEGFTSTSKPVRNIHLGIDFWCDACTKVIVPLNGKVHSFKNNNTIGDYGPTIILEHVLNDITFYTLYGHLAINSLSGLYVGKIFKAGDVLATLGTPDINVNYAPHLHFQIIHDLESNEGDYPGVCAEGQLSFYKENCPDPNVLLKLGVV from the coding sequence ATGAATACTTTACTTCAAGCCCTTGAAACTTACACTATAAAAACCATCTGTATTTTAGATGCCACTATTTCCCCTGACGTTTATGTGCCATTAGATCTTTCTAAAAGCAATGAAGATTTGATTGATATAGATATTACGGATCATGCTGTTTGTCAAGATTATATAGATGATGTGCTTAAAAGTAAACAAGGTATTATCGCCTATGGCGGATATTTAGAACAAAGAAACTTATATAATGATAAGGAAGGATTTACCTCTACCAGTAAACCTGTTCGAAATATTCATTTAGGAATTGACTTTTGGTGTGATGCCTGTACTAAAGTCATTGTGCCGTTAAATGGAAAGGTTCATAGCTTTAAAAACAATAATACTATTGGTGATTACGGACCAACCATAATCCTTGAACACGTTTTAAATGATATTACCTTCTATACTTTATATGGTCATCTAGCTATAAATTCATTATCAGGTCTTTATGTTGGTAAGATCTTTAAAGCAGGAGATGTACTCGCAACTTTAGGTACACCCGATATTAATGTAAACTACGCACCACACCTTCATTTTCAAATTATACACGATTTAGAAAGTAATGAAGGAGATTACCCAGGTGTATGTGCTGAAGGACAACTATCCTTTTATAAAGAGAACTGCCCTGATCCGAATGTGCTATTAAAGTTAGGAGTTGTTTGA
- a CDS encoding arylesterase encodes MLKVLKFRYFLLALLFVGCGETTEKKPSDTQTEAVSSVEKEDISANENVILFYGNSLTAAYGLDTKEGFPNRIQQRLDSLGLDYKVINSGLSGETTSGGLNRLDWVLNQPVDIFVLELGANDGLRGIPITESMNNLQQMIDMVKDKNSETQIILAGMQIPPNMGADYASQFKMMYPALAKSNDIMLIPFLLEGVAGIPKLNLEDGIHPTAEGQRIVTENVWEILKTIVLPQGGTEVTEEFVEELN; translated from the coding sequence ATGTTGAAAGTATTAAAGTTTCGTTATTTTTTGTTGGCGTTGTTATTCGTTGGATGTGGAGAAACTACAGAAAAGAAACCATCTGACACCCAAACAGAAGCTGTAAGTAGTGTTGAAAAGGAAGATATTTCTGCGAATGAAAACGTGATATTATTCTATGGAAACAGCCTTACCGCTGCGTATGGCTTAGATACGAAAGAAGGTTTCCCTAATAGAATTCAACAACGCTTAGATTCTTTAGGTTTGGATTATAAAGTAATTAACTCTGGATTGAGCGGAGAAACTACCTCTGGCGGATTAAATAGATTAGACTGGGTGCTAAATCAGCCGGTAGATATTTTTGTTTTGGAATTGGGTGCCAATGACGGATTGCGAGGAATACCCATTACTGAGTCTATGAATAATTTGCAACAGATGATAGATATGGTAAAGGATAAAAATTCTGAAACTCAAATAATATTGGCAGGTATGCAAATACCACCAAATATGGGTGCAGATTATGCATCTCAATTTAAGATGATGTATCCTGCCTTGGCCAAATCTAATGATATAATGTTGATTCCGTTTTTATTGGAAGGTGTTGCCGGTATTCCGAAATTGAATTTAGAAGATGGAATTCACCCAACTGCAGAAGGGCAGCGAATAGTAACCGAAAATGTTTGGGAAATTTTAAAAACTATTGTATTACCTCAAGGGGGAACAGAGGTAACCGAGGAATTTGTAGAAGAATTAAACTAG
- a CDS encoding ABC transporter ATP-binding protein — MTKILNVRNLKKTYSSGSKNLTVIDDITFSIEEGDTFAIVGPSGSGKTTLLGLCAGLDEISEGVIELCGEDLSALNEDQRALLRNEKVGFIFQDFQLLPTLTALENVSVPLELQGAANASKDAMELLNKVGLGDRHDHYPSQLSGGEQQRVALARAFSNKPSILFADEPTGNLDEETGEKVIKLLFDLNKEMGTTLVIVTHDLELANLNKHVLRLKGGKIVINETTSIS, encoded by the coding sequence ATGACAAAGATATTAAACGTACGTAATCTAAAGAAAACGTATTCAAGCGGATCTAAAAATTTGACAGTAATTGATGATATTACTTTTTCTATTGAAGAAGGCGACACTTTTGCTATTGTTGGTCCGTCAGGTAGCGGTAAAACCACATTATTAGGACTCTGTGCCGGATTAGATGAAATCAGTGAGGGAGTAATAGAACTTTGTGGGGAAGATTTAAGCGCATTGAACGAAGATCAACGTGCATTGCTTAGAAATGAAAAAGTAGGATTTATTTTTCAAGATTTTCAATTACTGCCCACATTAACGGCTTTAGAGAATGTAAGTGTACCTTTAGAATTACAGGGTGCTGCCAATGCATCTAAAGATGCTATGGAACTTTTAAACAAAGTTGGTTTGGGGGATCGTCATGATCATTATCCATCTCAATTATCTGGTGGTGAACAACAACGGGTTGCTTTGGCAAGAGCATTTTCTAATAAGCCTTCTATACTTTTTGCTGATGAACCTACGGGTAATTTAGACGAGGAAACTGGCGAAAAGGTCATTAAATTATTATTTGACCTTAATAAAGAAATGGGTACTACATTGGTAATTGTTACCCATGATCTAGAATTGGCTAACCTGAATAAACATGTATTACGACTTAAGGGTGGTAAAATAGTAATCAATGAAACCACTTCTATATCTTGA